The window CTTCGCCTACAGGATAACAGTCAGTGGCTGAAGGAACAGTGCATGAGGATAGGTGACGCCTACATCATCGTCTACTCAGTGACAGACAAGTCCAGCTTTGAGAAGGCGTCAGAGCTACGCATCCAGCTACGCAGAGCTCGCCAGTCTGAAAACATTCCCATCATCCTTGTGGGCAATAAGAGCGACCTGGTGCGGTCCAGAGAAGTCTCTGTGGATGGTAAGTGACGGTGATCTCTTCTGTCCAAGGCATCTCTGTATTTGCATAGTGCTACTTATTTTAGAATGTTAAAGCTAGTATCAAGGTGTTATGCAAAGGCATAATGGTGAGGGTGAAGTCACTGTCCCCAGGGAACACTATAGATTCTCACCTGCGCCTCCCCTCTTTTTTTTTGCAGAGGGCAGCGCCTGCGCTGTGGTGTTTGACTGCAAGTTCATCGAGACCTCAGCCAATCTCCACCACAACGTCAGGGACCTGTTCGAGGGCATCGTCCGGCAGATCCGACTGCGCAAAGACAGCAAGGAGGAGAATGCTCGCCGTATGGCCAACTGCAAGCGACGCGAGAGCATTGGCAAGAAGGCCAAGCGTTTCCTGGGCCGTATGGTGGCCCGGAAGAACAAGAAGATGGCCTTCAGACAGAAGTCCAAGTCCTGCCATGACCTCTCGGTCCTCTGAGAGTACAGTATCTGGACTGCTGTTTTCTCTGAGGCCTTCAAGACCAGACGCTGTGTGTTTTTATCACTAACCCCAAGGACTGATAGAGCTGTACAGAAATgatatattttattatattaaTTAAACACAACAGACATGTTCATGTTAATGATCTGCATGAGGTTTAATTTTTTTTGTCTGCCTTATGTGTATGTATATTAAATCCACCAAggcttgttattttaaaccatgAGTTGTAAGAATGCCTTGATAATGGGGGACAGTGTGTTTGGTTCTACTCCAtatagtgttggtagtgttgtatATAGCCCTCATGAAATATTAGATTATGGTACACTGTCCTGAAAAGCAATGGAAATGTAAGCACTATGAGTGATTTCACTGCATTCTATCACCTGGAGTCATTTTTACTTGAAACTGGGTACGCAGGTTCGTACTTTGGCCATGATACTGAGAACATGAATAATGTGTAATGGGGGTTAGGCCAGGTTTTGAAAAAATACATTATTCTATTGTCCTTACCTTCAGTCCAGATGTGAATGAAGAAAGCAATAATAAGTTATATTTGTCATGTGAATTTAATGTTTTGCTTTAAATACAGTTGATTTGCACTTCCTTTTAATAATTTTGTTATGTTTACATTTGAATTtttgtaataaaaaaatgaaatacaactATTCCATATTTTTTGTTACCCAGATCATAAAACAATTAGGCTACACCAAAAACGAaaagtatatatatttaaaacagACCTCTTTGTTATTTGATTTATGTCCTCATAAATATTCATTCATTAGATTGTTCAGTGGACTGGAGTCTTGTTGACCAACAGAATTACTGGAAGGAAACAAGGtagtaaaacattaaactggAGAGTCCTGCAAACCCACTTTGTTTTTCCACACTATTCAAACCGTTCTCCCACCTTCATAGGGAACACGCACATGATTGAGAGAAGGTAAGACAAAAGAAATATAACGTTTTCGAATGAAAATTGAATTATAAAAATGATCATGGAGTGTTAGGTAAATAAGTGATGTTTGCCAATCATTTATTCAGATTTTGTGGGGTATGGGTTCTTATTCTGGCCTACAGGTTGAGGTTGAGAGAGTGAGTTTGTTTTCATTTGCTGGTCTTTGTAAATCATAATAAGACATGTAAATATTGTTCCAAGCGATGGGTGTTGTGAATTGCTGTTCCTCGGCGCGATGGTTCATCAGCGAGGCACAGAGGTTCCTTCGACTTGTGCCCAGCATAAGTTTATTTTGGGGTGATTTATTGGAATGCCAAATCTCATCCTTAACTCTTTATTGTGCCAATTTCCTTCTCCTTTGTGACCATATAACACATACTATAAAGTcataatatgtatttatttattatttttattgagAGAACAATTCATTGCTAGGCTGTTTTGTGTCGCAGGTGTAATCGTGTGCTGGAAACAGAGAGTGCAGCCccggtctcatagactagacgtgaCATAGTACACTCAAAATAGTATAGTTTCGGTATGGCTACACAAGACAGAAGgctacttaaggcaaaaactaaaGGAGGGTTGTTGGTCGGGTGTATAACTTtgtaactacttactacttttttgtGACTTTGCAACTACtgagcatgttagctaacccttcccctaacccttaacccctaacctagctaatgttagccacctagctaacgttactgttaGCCACCTAGCGAACGTTAGTGTTAGCcacttagctaacgttagtcaaaacaaattggaatttgtaacatattgtaatgaaacaggcagggggcaggtctcgaaccctcgaccttctagcccgaagtccggcgTGCTATCGAAGCATGCtccagcggcagagtcgatttccgcgcttataaacccagggtcgttacaatatcattcaaatttgtaacatattgaacaaattgtaattcataaaATATCAcacaaattgtaattcgtaacatttGAAACATATACTAATTTGAGTGACCCAGATTttaatttactatgttacgtctacccttGAGTCCAGGTTGCAGGGTTAGTTCAGCTTTTAAGTCTGTGAATGTGCTGAGACATTAATGTACCATGTAGGCCTACTGCCTGTGGCTACTGAGTATATGTTTAACCTAACAGGCAATTAAATGCAACATTTTCTTGCACAGGTGTAGGCCTATTGAAGTTGTATTTACATTTTAAAGATGGTTGATTCCGCAGATTGGCAGGTctagttttaaaaaatatatttaaaagatTAGTAAAATAGAATAGTTGCACATGCAGCATTCACACAGCTTTTTTCTCTGTCgttctctttctccatctttctttctctgcTTTATAACAGTGAGAATCAATCAGTAACAAGACAGAAATTATAGAAACCATGTGTTCCCAAATGTAAAAGATAACCACTGTTTGATTGGAAATATTGTGCATCCTGACTTTACAGATATACAGTTACAGAAACACATGACTAGAAGATAAGTTATGTTCATCTTTATTATTACACTGACTGTAAGTATTCTTCCTTTGAATGTGGCCTTCACAAGTTATTGTAACAATCTCAGATTAGTATACTTTTTTTATACTGTTAGTGTGAAAACAAACTTCAACTAAATTATTGAAATTCATGCTGTCCTTTGTCTCCTTGGAATTGTGTAGTTGGTGGTACTTCAGACTCCCACACAGTGCTCAGGGGCCAATCTTAAAATTGGCGTCCCTGAAAACTATGATGGTATTTTCCCATGGTACCTGGCTAAGGTAAGACTTTTCAGTTAGATTGACCATTTATGTAACaaaaaacatttacaacaaagcAGCTTGCTTATTGGGAAATAATAATTAAGGAATAATTCTCTCCATATTGCTGCCAGTCTGTGTGATGCATCATATCCTGGGCCTGCTGAGATTGATGTATTAATGGCTGTATGCAagttaaagagagagaagggCCATAAAACGTTTCGCTCTTGCACTACACTCAGTGCTCAAGATATAATTATGACGGAGCTACTCCCGCATAGCCCCCTCATCACTAAACAAAAATTGGAACGCCTCTGGCTGTCTGTTCATTGCTAGACCATGAGCCCTGCATTCATGGCAGGAGGATTCGTTTCAAAATGGCACTTATAAATCATCAGGTTTGTCCTGGCTGTGCATGTGTTTGACACTGTATTTGGACACCTTTTGAAGCCGTGTAGTCCAGTCAATGTTCTTCCCTTTTGCATGATGTATGATCAAAACACACCTCAGATCCACTCTAATGGTGGACATGGTGGAGGTCGGATAATTGGCACAACTTTGTGTTAGGGTGGAAAGGACAACATTATTACCTAAAAATGTGTGTTCTTGAGCAGAAACGGCACTGACAGAGTTGTTTTCTCACCTGTTTTAACGGCTCTGATCTTCTCAGATATTCTGCTCTGGCACATGATAGTTGTTTTGTTTAATCACAACATGAATGTAAGAATGAAAAAGGTACATTTCTGTCATGAAAACATTTGCATTTCATGTCAACACATTAGAGGCCTAACAAGAGAAGAATGTTTGGTGTGAATGATTAGCTACTTTGTCAACCACTGCATAGCCTTAAATATAAACTTTTCAGCCTGTTGGTTTAAAATTAGGTTAGGGAGCAGTCAAAAAATATGTTTCCCAGACCAAATCAAAATGTTGGGTTCTCGGGAGTTAAACGCATGCTGAGATCATTGGCACGGCTGTGGCGGCTGAGAGCCAGTTTCTATGTGGTACGTGAAGCCATAAAACATGCAGTGCTGATTGGAAACACGAGGTCACCAGCATGCTGCTGTTTCATAGGCTGCTCTAGCCATGCAACAATAACACCATACCAGGCCAGGCTGCATGACAGTCCTCTACGACAGACAGTCACACAGTACAATGACTAGGATACCCATTCATACCTGACCATGGCCGGGCCAGACACGGGCATTGTGGGTCTGGACCAGAGGGCGTCTGTTTCGTGACAGCCCCTCTGCCAGCAGCTTGTGACACCCTTGAGAACAAACTGCCAGCGGTGAACAAGTTTTCCATAAGGGGGAAAATATCAACGGTCATTATTACACATAACCGCTCACTCAAAAGATTCAAAAGGATTGCCAGATGGAGCTATACATACACATACTCAACCATTTACACATCATAGAATGGGTGAATGTTCAATTGACTTTATATGAGCAGAGTAAAAATACATTACACAAGGCCCAGAGATCTCCTGTGCTTGCAGTGATATATAGTTATCTTTTCAACTTTGATGTAAAAGGTCAACATTTGCCCATACACAGTAAGTAGAAGTTTTATTTTAGCTGCACATGTGACTCTTGCCGAGAATACTAAAGTTAAAGTCTAATTGTATTGAagatatcaaggcacaaggcgagacgcAGATGCAGACAcatgaggcagatggtt is drawn from Salvelinus fontinalis isolate EN_2023a chromosome 4, ASM2944872v1, whole genome shotgun sequence and contains these coding sequences:
- the LOC129854130 gene encoding GTP-binding protein RAD-like, which produces MTLNKGDKLRNMDKRRGSMPFPMHLQNLHRRSMPVDDREMRKVQTGELSNLMRCTSYTPGEPHRDSCVSDSSDSVISSGSDSEGHVYKVVLLGEQGVGKSSLARIFGGVEDGHDCDETGNTYDRSIEVDEEEASILLYDIWEQDNSQWLKEQCMRIGDAYIIVYSVTDKSSFEKASELRIQLRRARQSENIPIILVGNKSDLVRSREVSVDEGSACAVVFDCKFIETSANLHHNVRDLFEGIVRQIRLRKDSKEENARRMANCKRRESIGKKAKRFLGRMVARKNKKMAFRQKSKSCHDLSVL